A single region of the Nocardioides aurantiacus genome encodes:
- a CDS encoding 50S ribosomal protein L25/general stress protein Ctc encodes MSEDKIKAETRTEFGKGAARRIRRADKVPAVIYGHGNAPIHVTLPGHDTFLALKRGGANALLDIDVDGKKYLALTKQIQADPIKGFLEHVDFVEVKKGEMVTVDIPVHVTGESKSDALTVTELNTVSIEADATAIPEAFEISVEDAEIGFQVFAKDLALPNGATLLTDEDLLVVNVIHAPTAEEVEAELEEAEAEVGIERDETDEEAAEAAETEGSESEAAGEGDTVPETDANSGQR; translated from the coding sequence ATGTCCGAAGACAAGATCAAGGCCGAGACCCGCACCGAGTTCGGCAAGGGTGCCGCGCGCCGCATCCGCCGCGCCGACAAGGTGCCGGCGGTCATCTACGGCCACGGCAACGCCCCCATCCACGTGACCCTGCCCGGCCACGACACGTTCCTCGCGCTCAAGCGCGGCGGCGCCAACGCGCTGCTCGACATCGACGTCGACGGCAAGAAGTACCTCGCGCTGACCAAGCAGATCCAGGCCGACCCGATCAAGGGCTTCCTCGAGCACGTCGACTTCGTCGAGGTCAAGAAGGGCGAGATGGTCACCGTCGACATCCCCGTCCACGTGACCGGCGAGTCCAAGTCCGACGCCCTCACGGTGACCGAGCTCAACACGGTCTCCATCGAGGCCGACGCCACCGCGATTCCCGAGGCCTTCGAGATCTCGGTGGAGGACGCCGAGATCGGCTTCCAGGTCTTCGCCAAGGACCTCGCGCTGCCCAACGGCGCGACGCTGCTCACCGACGAGGACCTGCTGGTCGTCAACGTGATCCACGCGCCCACCGCCGAGGAGGTCGAGGCCGAGCTGGAGGAGGCCGAGGCCGAGGTCGGCATCGAGCGCGACGAGACCGACGAGGAGGCCGCCGAGGCTGCCGAGACCGAGGGCAGCGAGTCCGAGGCCGCCGGCGAGGGCGACACCGTCCCCGAGACCGACGCGAACTCCGGCCAGCGCTGA
- the pth gene encoding aminoacyl-tRNA hydrolase: MVDDAVWLVVGLGNPGPTYAGTRHNIGYLVTDELVRRTGGSWRKHKTGRADVVEGRLGAPGSASPRVVLARPRCYMNESGGPVKALATFYKVAPDHVVAIHDELDIAFGTLRTKLGGGDNGHNGLKSMRSSLGTGDFYRVRAGIGRPPGRQEPADFVLSAYSRVEQKELPFQVDTAADAVESLIREGLESTQQRYNS, from the coding sequence GTGGTCGATGACGCGGTCTGGCTGGTCGTCGGGCTGGGAAACCCCGGCCCGACGTACGCCGGCACGCGGCACAACATCGGCTACCTCGTCACCGACGAGCTGGTCCGTCGTACGGGCGGCTCGTGGCGCAAGCACAAGACCGGGCGCGCCGACGTCGTCGAAGGACGACTCGGCGCGCCCGGCTCTGCGTCACCGCGGGTCGTGCTGGCACGACCGCGCTGCTACATGAACGAGTCCGGGGGACCGGTCAAGGCGCTGGCCACCTTCTACAAGGTCGCCCCCGACCACGTGGTCGCGATCCACGACGAGCTCGACATCGCCTTCGGGACGCTGCGCACCAAGCTCGGTGGCGGCGACAACGGCCACAACGGGCTGAAGTCGATGCGCTCCTCCCTGGGCACCGGCGACTTCTACCGGGTGCGGGCCGGCATCGGCCGCCCCCCGGGTCGCCAGGAGCCGGCCGACTTCGTGCTCTCGGCGTACTCCCGGGTCGAGCAGAAGGAGCTCCCCTTCCAGGTCGACACCGCGGCCGACGCGGTCGAGTCGCTCATCCGCGAGGGTCTCGAGTCCACCCAGCAGCGCTACAACAGCTGA
- a CDS encoding 3'(2'),5'-bisphosphate nucleotidase CysQ, whose product MTDFDSDHELAAWAATSAGELLLDVRRQGLEGRELKDAGDMAAHEHLMKVLAEHRPDDAILSEESWRGTESTHDRSITDRVWIIDPLDGTREFSEPPRDDWAVHVALWERGAGDGDGGLGELIAGAVAQPGIGQTFSTGDRIVVPPRTSDRPRIVVSRTRPPAFVEAFAAEIDAELAPMGSAGAKVMAVVRDVADAYIHAGGQYEWDSAAPVAVARAAGLFTSRVDGQPLRYNQDDVSLPDLIVCRPELSETILEFVRRHGTD is encoded by the coding sequence GTGACCGACTTCGACTCCGACCACGAGCTCGCCGCCTGGGCCGCCACCTCCGCCGGGGAGCTGCTCCTCGACGTACGCCGCCAGGGCCTGGAGGGCCGCGAGCTCAAGGACGCCGGCGACATGGCGGCGCACGAGCACCTGATGAAGGTGCTCGCCGAGCACCGGCCCGACGACGCGATCCTCTCCGAAGAGTCGTGGCGCGGCACCGAGTCGACCCACGACCGCTCGATCACCGACCGGGTCTGGATCATCGACCCCCTCGACGGCACCCGCGAGTTCTCCGAGCCGCCCCGCGACGACTGGGCCGTCCACGTCGCGCTGTGGGAGCGCGGCGCGGGTGACGGCGACGGCGGCCTCGGCGAGCTGATCGCCGGCGCGGTCGCCCAGCCCGGCATCGGCCAGACCTTCAGCACGGGGGACCGGATCGTCGTACCTCCCCGCACCTCGGACCGCCCCCGCATCGTGGTCAGCCGCACCCGCCCCCCGGCCTTCGTGGAGGCGTTCGCCGCCGAGATCGACGCCGAGCTGGCCCCGATGGGCTCCGCCGGCGCCAAGGTGATGGCGGTCGTGCGCGACGTCGCCGACGCCTACATCCACGCGGGGGGACAGTACGAGTGGGACTCCGCCGCCCCCGTCGCCGTCGCCCGCGCCGCCGGCCTGTTCACCAGCCGCGTGGACGGGCAGCCGCTGCGCTACAACCAGGACGACGTCTCGCTTCCCGACCTGATCGTGTGCCGGCCGGAGCTGTCGGAGACGATCCTGGAGTTCGTACGGCGGCACGGGACGGACTGA
- a CDS encoding long-chain-fatty-acid--CoA ligase has protein sequence MPAQQPLWADSYAPGVPLHLDYGDTTVLDLWEGAAQAYPDRPALDFLGRSSTYAEVAEEVGRVAGGLHALGVRPGDNVALVMPNCPQGIIALFAVLRLGAAVVEHNPLYTSAELRHPFVDHGARVAIVWDKIVPVIEELRVVSALEHVVAVDLTTRLPWTKRLALRLPVAKARAARAQLTSPAPRAMQWVELAGAAPLDESHPRPDRNDVALLLYTSGTTGVPKGVPLLHRNLVANVMQGRAWVPGLEVGKESFLVALPLFHAYGVTVSVLLGVALAAKLVLLPKPDIGLIMEAMAREVPSFVPAVPPLYQRIVDEAERRKVSIEGIRYALSGAMPLPAALVAQWEAATGGLLVEGYGLTETSPVIVGNPMTRARRPGAIGVPFPDVEIRIADPEDLDRDMPQGERGELLVRGPQVFSGYRGLPEETAAAFHDGWFRTGDVVTMSPDGFLTIVDRIKEIIITGGFNVYPSEVEGILRTHAGVVDVAVVGLPQADGGEEVVAAVVLVEGVPVGADELRTHTRQALTPYKVPRRVVFVDELPTNPMGKVLRREVVARLRES, from the coding sequence GTGCCGGCTCAGCAGCCCCTGTGGGCAGACTCCTACGCGCCGGGAGTGCCCCTGCACCTCGACTACGGCGACACCACGGTGCTGGACCTGTGGGAGGGCGCGGCGCAGGCCTACCCGGACCGACCAGCGCTGGACTTCCTCGGGCGCAGCTCGACGTATGCCGAGGTCGCCGAGGAGGTGGGCCGGGTGGCGGGCGGGCTGCACGCGCTCGGCGTGCGTCCCGGCGACAACGTCGCCCTCGTGATGCCGAACTGCCCGCAGGGCATCATCGCGCTGTTCGCCGTGCTGCGGCTCGGTGCCGCCGTGGTCGAGCACAACCCCCTCTACACCTCGGCCGAGCTCCGTCACCCGTTCGTCGACCACGGTGCTCGGGTGGCGATCGTGTGGGACAAGATCGTGCCCGTCATCGAGGAGCTTCGCGTCGTCTCGGCCCTCGAGCACGTCGTCGCGGTCGACCTGACCACCCGGCTGCCGTGGACCAAGCGACTCGCGCTGCGCCTGCCGGTCGCGAAGGCGCGTGCGGCCCGGGCCCAGCTGACCTCTCCCGCGCCCCGGGCGATGCAGTGGGTCGAGCTGGCGGGAGCGGCGCCGCTGGACGAGTCCCATCCCCGCCCGGACCGGAACGACGTCGCCCTCCTGCTCTACACCTCCGGCACCACCGGCGTGCCGAAGGGCGTGCCGTTGCTGCACCGCAACCTCGTGGCCAACGTGATGCAGGGGCGGGCCTGGGTGCCGGGGCTGGAGGTCGGGAAGGAGAGCTTCCTGGTCGCGCTGCCGCTGTTCCACGCCTACGGCGTGACGGTCAGCGTGCTGCTCGGTGTGGCACTCGCCGCCAAGCTGGTGCTGCTCCCCAAGCCGGACATCGGCCTCATCATGGAGGCGATGGCGCGGGAGGTGCCGAGCTTCGTGCCCGCCGTACCGCCCCTCTACCAGCGGATCGTCGACGAGGCGGAGCGCCGCAAGGTCTCGATCGAGGGCATCCGGTATGCGCTGTCGGGGGCGATGCCGCTGCCGGCCGCGCTCGTGGCGCAGTGGGAGGCTGCCACGGGCGGGCTCCTCGTCGAGGGATACGGGCTGACCGAGACGTCCCCGGTGATCGTCGGCAACCCGATGACCCGTGCTCGCCGCCCCGGCGCGATCGGGGTGCCCTTCCCCGACGTGGAGATCCGCATCGCCGACCCCGAGGACCTGGACCGCGACATGCCGCAAGGGGAACGCGGTGAGCTGCTGGTGCGCGGTCCCCAGGTCTTCTCTGGCTACCGCGGCCTGCCCGAGGAGACGGCCGCGGCCTTCCACGACGGGTGGTTCCGCACGGGGGACGTCGTGACCATGTCGCCCGACGGTTTCCTGACGATCGTCGATCGGATCAAGGAGATCATCATCACCGGCGGCTTCAACGTCTATCCCTCGGAGGTCGAAGGCATCCTCCGCACCCATGCCGGGGTCGTGGACGTCGCGGTCGTCGGCCTGCCGCAGGCGGACGGGGGTGAGGAGGTGGTCGCCGCCGTGGTGCTCGTCGAAGGTGTCCCGGTGGGGGCGGACGAGCTGCGGACGCACACCCGTCAGGCGCTGACCCCCTACAAGGTGCCGCGCCGGGTGGTGTTCGTGGACGAACTGCCGACGAACCCGATGGGCAAGGTCCTGCGCCGCGAGGTCGTTGCTCGACTCCGGGAGTCTTGA
- a CDS encoding inositol monophosphatase family protein, producing the protein MVSRTRPPAFVEAFAAEIDAELVPMGSAGAKVMAVVRDVADAYIHAGGQYEWDSAAPVAVARAAGLFTSRVDGTPLRYNQDDVSLPDLIVCRPELSETILEFVRRHGTE; encoded by the coding sequence GTGGTCAGCCGCACCCGGCCTCCGGCCTTCGTCGAGGCGTTCGCCGCCGAGATCGACGCCGAGCTGGTCCCGATGGGCTCCGCCGGCGCCAAGGTGATGGCCGTCGTCCGCGACGTCGCCGACGCCTACATCCACGCCGGGGGACAGTACGAGTGGGACTCCGCCGCCCCCGTCGCCGTCGCCCGCGCCGCCGGCCTCTTCACCAGCCGCGTGGACGGTACACCGCTGCGCTACAACCAGGACGACGTCTCGCTGCCCGACCTGATCGTGTGCCGGCCGGAGCTGTCGGAAACGATCCTTGAGTTCGTACGCCGCCACGGGACGGAGTGA